The nucleotide window GATCTACGACCCTGACGGCGCACTGCCGGACTACGAGTTTTCCGATGGGTCTATCGCCGAGTCCGTTGAGGACCTCACCGTGTCTTTCTCCGTGCCGGCGGCGCCGCGCCGAGTCTTCGACGCGATTACCAAACCACGGCACTGGTGGGAGGAACGGATCCAAGGCGAGGCCGATGCAGAAGGTTCCGAGTTCACCGTGGAGAACGACGGCCAGACGGTCGCACTGAAGGTCGAGGAAGCCGCCGACGGTAAGCGCGTGGTCTGGCACGTCGAAACGGCTGGCGACGAGAACGCTGACAGGGACTGGGACGACACCTCACTCATCTTCGACATCGAGGAGGGCGATGCGGGCAGCACCAAGGTCAGCTTCACCCACCGCGGCATGAGCCCGCATGACGACGCTTACGAGGATGCCGAGGAAACGTGGCGCGACCGCCTGCGGGAGCGGCTTGAACCGCTGCTGAGCCGCGTCGCCGAGGAGGAAGGCGAGGTCTTGTCGGCGGAAGAA belongs to Corynebacterium glaucum and includes:
- a CDS encoding SRPBCC family protein, whose product is MPAAPRRVFDAITKPRHWWEERIQGEADAEGSEFTVENDGQTVALKVEEAADGKRVVWHVETAGDENADRDWDDTSLIFDIEEGDAGSTKVSFTHRGMSPHDDAYEDAEETWRDRLRERLEPLLSRVAEEEGEVLSAEEK